From the Oryzihumus leptocrescens genome, one window contains:
- a CDS encoding ABC transporter permease produces MTWLHDHLGEVLDLTKAHIYLAGVPLVIGLVLALPLGWLARRFRVLYPPLIIGTGLLYTIPSLSLFVLMPVIIGGNILEPRNVIIALTIYTLALLVRTVADGLGAVPEDVTQAATAMGFSRVRRFFSVELPLAVPVISAGLRVAAVSNVSIVSVAAVIGVSQLGMLFLDGYQRFFYDPIIVGLIACVLLALAFDLVIVGITRLLTPWVRARQGA; encoded by the coding sequence GTGACCTGGCTGCACGACCACCTCGGAGAGGTGCTGGACCTGACCAAGGCGCACATCTACCTCGCGGGCGTGCCGCTGGTCATCGGGCTGGTCCTCGCCCTGCCGCTGGGCTGGCTCGCCCGGCGGTTCCGCGTCCTCTACCCGCCGCTCATCATCGGCACCGGGCTGCTCTACACGATCCCGTCGCTGTCGTTGTTCGTCCTGATGCCGGTGATCATCGGTGGCAACATCCTCGAGCCCAGGAACGTCATCATCGCGCTGACGATCTACACCCTCGCGCTGCTCGTGCGCACGGTCGCCGACGGACTGGGCGCCGTGCCCGAGGACGTCACCCAGGCGGCCACGGCGATGGGCTTCAGCCGGGTCCGGCGCTTCTTCTCCGTCGAGCTGCCCCTGGCCGTGCCGGTGATCTCGGCGGGCCTGCGGGTCGCAGCCGTCAGCAACGTCAGCATCGTCAGCGTCGCCGCGGTGATCGGCGTCAGCCAGCTCGGAATGCTCTTCCTCGACGGCTACCAGCGCTTCTTCTACGACCCGATCATCGTCGGCCTCATCGCCTGCGTCCTGCTCGCGCTGGCCTTCGACCTGGTCATCGTCGGCATCACGCGGCTGCTCACGCCGTGGGTCCGTGCGCGGCAGGGGGCGTGA
- a CDS encoding ABC transporter ATP-binding protein, with translation MIRFDGVSKKYPDGTVAVDDLSFEAPTGQITVLVGPSGCGKTTSLRMINRMIEPTSGRIWIDDQDTTSMDQAQLRRGIGYVIQHAGLFPHRTIVDNVATVPLLLGWDRRKARSTALELMDRVGLPASFAKRYPSQLSGGQQQRVGVARALAADPPVMLMDEPFSAVDPIVREQLQDEFLRLQQELGKTIVFVTHDIDEAIKLGDQVAVLRVGGHLAQIAEPARLLAHPVDDFVADFVGRDRGYRALSFQQSPPLPVRQEPTIGIGATPEEARAATSDGWLLVTDDDHHPLGWVEPQHLSGPVSSAMLHRGGTLARAHGPLRHALDAALSSPSRRGVLIDDDGALIGTVRAHEVLTAIEETERPAAEPAIPVGADGEGELRS, from the coding sequence ATGATCCGCTTCGACGGAGTCTCCAAGAAGTACCCCGACGGCACCGTGGCCGTCGACGACCTGAGCTTCGAGGCGCCGACGGGTCAGATCACCGTGCTCGTCGGTCCGTCCGGCTGTGGCAAGACGACGTCCCTGCGCATGATCAACCGGATGATCGAGCCCACCTCGGGGCGCATCTGGATCGACGACCAGGACACGACGTCGATGGACCAGGCCCAGCTGCGCCGGGGCATCGGCTACGTCATCCAGCACGCCGGCCTGTTCCCCCACCGCACCATCGTCGACAACGTCGCCACGGTGCCGCTGCTGCTGGGCTGGGACCGGCGCAAGGCACGCAGCACCGCCCTCGAGCTGATGGATCGCGTGGGCCTGCCGGCGAGCTTCGCCAAGCGCTACCCCTCCCAGCTCTCCGGCGGCCAGCAGCAACGCGTCGGCGTCGCCCGGGCGCTCGCCGCCGACCCGCCCGTGATGCTCATGGACGAGCCGTTCAGCGCGGTCGACCCGATCGTGCGCGAGCAGCTCCAGGACGAGTTCCTGCGGCTGCAGCAGGAGCTCGGCAAGACGATCGTCTTCGTCACCCACGACATCGACGAGGCGATCAAGCTCGGTGACCAGGTCGCCGTCCTCCGCGTCGGTGGGCACCTCGCCCAGATCGCCGAACCCGCGCGGCTGCTCGCCCACCCGGTCGACGACTTCGTGGCCGACTTCGTGGGCCGGGACCGCGGCTACCGTGCGCTGAGCTTCCAGCAGTCGCCGCCGCTGCCGGTCCGGCAGGAGCCCACCATCGGCATCGGCGCGACCCCCGAGGAGGCCCGCGCCGCCACCAGCGACGGCTGGCTGCTGGTCACCGACGACGACCACCACCCGCTGGGGTGGGTCGAGCCGCAGCACCTGTCCGGGCCCGTCAGCTCCGCGATGCTGCACCGCGGCGGGACGCTCGCCCGGGCCCACGGCCCGCTGCGCCACGCACTCGACGCCGCACTGTCCTCGCCGAGCCGCCGCGGGGTCCTCATCGACGACGACGGGGCGCTGATCGGCACGGTGCGGGCGCACGAGGTGCTCACCGCGATCGAGGAGACTGAGCGCCCGGCGGCGGAGCCCGCCATACCGGTCGGAGCGGACGGGGAAGGCGAGCTCCGGTCGTGA